DNA from Macadamia integrifolia cultivar HAES 741 chromosome 12, SCU_Mint_v3, whole genome shotgun sequence:
CCATTGGATTGCACTGGATTGTTATAAAAAGACTAACCACATGTCACGTAGTTAATAAGGgttgaaggaggaggagaaaggagaagaagagaggacagCCGTAGTTTGCTGCAACCGAGAAAGTCCATTGGCTCATCCTGCAAGTCCTCTTTCTCTGCTGCTACTCTGTATTATCTTCTATACTATTGTATTCTGTTCAAACAGGGCATATGCaatcataatgtccataccttcgTGCACAGAGgaaccttgaaggcttgaactCGCTGGAACAACAGAAAACCTGCAAAATAAGCAAAATCActggggagagggagagagagagagagagagagagaggcagcgAACGCATCCCACCTCGCAGACGGATGGTAGATCAAAGATGGTGACAACTCTGCTCTTCGTTTCAGCTCtgcttctctcctcttctcttctctagatgTTCTCCAAGTGCAAagtggggttagggtttacaaTACCCTTGAAACATACCTTTTGTTATGTTTTAAGGGTAATTTCCCCATTTACCCTTCGTAACTCAAGTGCTACATATGTTTCGACGCCTTTTGCTCAGAATCAATTCTAAAAGTGAAAGGCAAGTATTTCATGCTCCAAAAAAAGGATTCCAAAGTCTCATAAGTGcccggttcatttcaaaaaaacaagaaattgaaccgggcTTCCCATACAGGTTTTACctcatttttgtttcaaaaaaggaaaaaaacatcagaacccattttttagaacgttacagtacagagccttatAGTGCacaaaaaacccatgctcattAGGTTTCAAGTTCGAACTTCTTGACTGTTATCTACTTCTCTCcctatttatgaaaaaaaaaacaaaaaaaaactgttcAGCCAGACCTGTTTTTCACCGTTTTCTAGTTGAAGTCTATCTTCAAGTAAGAAGAGTTAACTAATATGGGAAAAGTTCATATGAGCGAGAGAGAGGGGGGTTTCACTGTTTTCTGCTTCATGCAACTCATCTTGATTTACATTGTAAGCCTGACATAATGGTCGGCTGATCAGGATCATGAAATTCATTTTGATGTTCCTCAAATATCAGTTATAGACAGGTATCAGGTCATGCATCTTATTTTTAATAACTAATAAACCACAACTAATCCTTCTGAACCATGTAATCAAGGATTCATGAGtagaatgaaaacaaaaatttgaAGTACCCAACAAAGATGATACCAGGCTTTGGGCTAATATTTAACTTTTCAAAATTGGTTGAGGCTGTTGAGCAGAGAATATCAGTGATCCCTCTGTTCTCATGAGAGGGAAAAAACTttgccattaaaaaaaaaaaaaatcaacaaatgtGATTTCTAATCAATGAAATCATCTAAGTTAAGAGTATGATTAAAATATTAGATTTAACCAATCCACACAACccaaaaaacaataacaaaaaactcttaaaatatataaattttaaGGAGTTAGGCACTAGTGGCATGAAATAATTTGATTTTATCATGAGGCTCACATGATGCTTCATATCAAAACATTGAATTGAAAGCCAtgtataacaacaacaacaaatcataactttatcctaactaaatggggttggctacatggatccaatattaaaattagaagataaagaagcccaaaagagaggttaaaatgaaaaaaattgagatcagAGAAGAAGGTAAAGCAGTAGAGAAAGACATcatgggaacatcccctatGAGGGGTCGGCAACATGGGTCCTTGTCTTCtacaaaactctatccaaagtCATACTAGGATCGAGCCCCTACACTATGCATATCTTTCCGAACGCTCAATGTATGAGTGAATAATGAGTCTCACTATGAGGTTTAATCCAAATGTCTGAAAGGATAAAAAATAGTTCCTGCAAATGAAGGCAGGTTTGTAAGGGAGCTGAATAAAGCCGAACCATTTTGGTCTTCCAGACAAGTTTATTAATGGACTGAAAAGTACAATGACGAACATTCTCAATCAGAATGAGTCAGCTGGGCAGTCCTCAAGCCAATTTGGTTCACTATTTATCAATTCTCCAATCCAGGCCTGATTCACTCGCATCCAACACcttatttttctgaaactaaattGCATATCAGAGGCTTATAATGCAAAAACCTCTCATCCGGCACATATCCTCCGTCTCTCGTGAGCCTAAtcaactcttccaaaacctggTAGATAGTCTCACTTTGTGGATAAATCCTATCCCCTACAACAAAGACTTGGACCTTCTTTTCAAGCCCAATCTAACTCATCCCTGTCTCTTACTTTACCTTCATCTCCTCCATTTTCTTGATAACCCTGGCTCTCTCTTCCCGTCACCCTTCAGATGAGTATATGTTTGCCATCAAAACATATGGTGTAGGGCTTTCAGGTGCAGCCAAAAGCAAGTGATCTGCTGCATATCTCCCCATAGTTGAATCCCCATGAATGCTACAAGCACCTGACATTGCCTGCCACACTAGCACACCAGGCTCCAATGGCAGCCCTCAATGAATCTCTTAGCTTCAATCAAACGTCCTGCCCGGCCCAACAAGTCAACTAGACAAGCATAATGCTCCACCCTTGGACTAATTCCATGGACCTTAGCCATGGAATCTAAGAACTCCATTCCCTTGTCAACTGATCCAATATGACTACAGGTATGAAGTAATGATAGAAATGTAACATCTGTTTGCTCCACACCTTCGAGTCGCACCTTTTCATACAATTCAAGTGCTTCAAAGCCATGACCATGAGGTGCAAAGGCTGCAATCATGGAATTCCATGAGACTGAATTTCTATGGGCCATCCCATAAAAAATTTTTACTGAGTCCCCCAAATTACCACACTTGGAGTACATGTTGATGAACCCATTGCTTACGAATGGATTGATCCCAAAGCTTTTCTTTATCACTGAGGAATGAATTTGTTGGCCAAAGGTGAAAGATGTGTCAATGCCAAACACCCCAAGAATGGCAGAAATCATGTTTGGATCAATCTCAATTCCCATCTGCAGCTTCTCTTCTAATCCATTTTGAGCAAGACCCACAAGAATAACAGTCATGGAAATTCATCCAGCTCTTCAGCAGCCTCGAAAATCCGGCACACATCTCCATGCTGCTACACTTGGACAGTTGGACTACATATCCATTAGTGCACTTTCAATGCATAAATCTGTCTCAATTCCTGATCTCAGGACAAGCCCTTCTGCCCTTCTTTCAGAGCCTGTAACCCAGAACATGCTAACAGCAAGCATGAGTAGGTTAAAGAATTAGGCTCCACTGTACCAGACCGGATCTTCCAGAACAAATTAAAACTCTGATCATAAAATTGTGTTCGCGCAAGGCCTGAGCTCACAGCCGTCCAACTGATGACATTCCTCTGAGACATCTCATCAAACACTTTCCTCCCGAATCACCCACATTTGAAATAGGAAGTTATCAAAGCGTTTGCCACTGGAGTTTCCAGTTCATACCCATTTACAAATATCAAACTATGTATCAAATTACACACAAAAGTAAGATCTGGTTGATATCACAAGCAGATAAAATGGTAGTCAGAGTTGCAGAGTCAAATGGAAAATTGTAAGAACTGTGCATTGTTttagaaaacccaaatcccGTTTCAATTCCTTCTACCCTTAAACAACCTCATATCATTGAGTTCCATGAAATAGTGTCCTTTATCGGCATTTGATCGAACACTTTGGCCGCGGCTTGTATCTACATAATTGAAGGCAATACCATCATTTCTCGTCTCCAGAGAATCATTTCGTGAACTCTCGTTTCTGTTcctcacaaaagaagatatAAGAGAGGAGGTAAGGTGAGAGTTGAATTCGCACATTACCCATCTCGGTTTCATCCATGAAAGACAGCCTCACTGTTCGAACTTCGAAAAGAAGAGGCAACGGTCCTTAAAGCAACTGAACCAGCTAACATGCGCCAGAATAGAGAAATTTGATCCTAAAGAGGGCCAATATAGGCGGGAATAGGGTGCTTAAGGGCCAGTTTGCTTAGGCTGAAACTTATGTTTTTGGGGTAAACCCAGCCTGATTATTACGAAGTCGGGTCCAAACAACGTATGGGCCGTCCCCGGAACACATGGTTTCAGTTATTGGTATCAGATTTCTCGGTGGATTCGTATCGATATCGACTTACGCTGATATCAACCCGAtaccaaaattttattattattttaaaatcttAATACCATGTGTCACTATCCTATTGGCCTTATAATAACCGATCTAGAGACCGATTACTAAAACCTTGCATATCAATCCCGTTTGGATCCTATGAggtcttgttcttttttttgcttttcgTTTGGTAGACCTTGATCAGGTTTTGCATCCCAACTAATCAAATCGCAAAATAGGATTACAAATCTTTAGAATATAGTTTTTCCTACATTGGATATTTAGAATGATTTGTATCTCAGGGGTTGGGGTAAGGCGGGCTTTTTGGGTCCCTAATAATATTTGGGTTTAAGAAAACATACCACATCACATTTGACTAAAATACAAATAAGATCGGGAAAAGGGTTGCAAAATGTCTTTTCTGAATATCGATTTGCTGATTTATGTCATATGGAAGAATGATTTGATAATTTTGACTAtttgatattaaaaaatgacCTAAATTAACTATCTAATTCAATCTGATTCTAATGGATACTGATGTCATCCATATCAGTATCATTTGAAATCGataccgagttttaaaaccttgttaTTTGGAATTGGAGTCGGCCGATTGGAATCTCAATTCTAAATTTCTGATTATTGAAATCACCGCAGTACTCACCGCTTCAAATCTAACACTATACCGCCCCTCAAATCGGGCCAATCTACGGCCGTCCGATTGCTTTGGTGCGCCGCTACGGAATCCATGTTGGACGTGAAAAAAATGTCAATACTGATTCATAATCTAATCTAAACGAACCTATATAGATACTCTGAAGGTGTCTTTGTTCCTTCATGTCCCCATATTCGGGGCCAATAAGCTTGGGACACGACAATGAGAGGGTGTTTGCTATAGAAAGTTGGTGCATAATCTTGTCGTTTATGAGGGTTGCCAGCTAACTCGCGCAGTCGGTGAGGGTCTTAATGGTTTCAGCTAGATCTTAGGATCGAATCTCATCTCCACCTAAAGGGCCCCGAGTGTAAAAAGactttttctaccaaaaaaacagaaaaaagtataaaatgacctttttttttttttttttctattgagaGTGCCCTTGTATTTGTGTGCAAAGGCCAGAACAAAAAACAAGAGTGGATCATTTGCTTGTATAAGCAGATGAGTTAAATTGGTTCTATACTAAATAGGTGCCATGTGTCCAACCTTTTTACGGAGGTAACtttcattaattaatttattcaattttttttttttaattttcttaattttgaggaatttaaaattattcaGATATTATTAATCGtttttatctcctctatttGTGAGGAGTTTCAGATTGTGAATATCGATTCTTTATATATATCACCAATCATCACTTTGTTAATCATGCGTGACTGAAAATCATTACAAGCAATTTTATAGTAATCTGACTCATCTTCCCATTTGGGTTCGTGATTGCCCCTCATTTGTCCCCACTTTAATTGGAAATTGAACTTTAGAAAAACAATCTCTTAAGATAAACTATTATCAATTTTCATtagttatattttttattcttattttatctctATAAATTTCAAATGGAGTAGTGagtatcctctctctctccccccacttTTCTTCAATTACTGTAGCCATGCTTGTAATGGTTTTCagtcataagagagagagagagagatattcaCGATATGAAACTCTCCACaaatagaggagataaaaacgattaataaaatctaaacaattttaaattcctcaaaaatagggaaaataaaaaaatatttaaaaaaataaattaacgAAAGCTTACCTCTTTACTCAGGTTGAACACATGGCACCTATTTAACGTAAAACCAGTTTAACTAATCTGCTCGTACGAATAGATGATCCGCTCTCAAAAAAACTTTGTCTATGAATCACCGCATCCGCTTGCACTAGAACAGGAACCAATGAGAGGAAAGACCATTCTTGAACAAAAAACTTTGTCCATAAGAGTTCTCCATCTCGGTTCTAATCCTTGCACCAATGCAAGGCGAATTGAAACGCACAAGAATCATTAATATGATGGGTATTTCTACCTTACGTGGGGGAGGGATGACTATTTGGCTCCCTCTCTGTTTAGATGCAATTTTCACActcttgaacattttttttttttgagggagaAGATAGCTACCTGCCACTGTATGCACCCTGCAATTTAGTGCATGAACCAATGAGAGGAGGGGCCAGGTCGGATCAAAATCGTCTACGACCTACCAGGTCATCTATCACAGGCAGGGGTGGCCATTTCACCCTCCTCGTAAGAAGGCGTAAATTGTGTGCAACCAGGCGGTGATCTTTCACCTTCTTCTAATATCAATAGGTCTTGTAATCcattttctaaaattaaaagCCAAAACTGACGTCAATCAgcttcaatttggtttgattaatTTACTCATTTCAATTGGTCCGATTTAATTTTAATCCCTTACATGAGGGGAGGGAGTTAAAATATAATGGAAAATACTATGCTAGTCTGGCTGATGAAATGCTCAGACTGAGTCGAGCATGGAAAGACCACATTGCTCCTAATTGTGCATTGAAGATGTTCTTGCACGCCCTCCTATTAGTTTGTGTGTCTGGCATTACCTATGTCAGACAATAGGGTTCTTGGGCTCTAAAACAtagtagagaaaaaaaaaagctacctGGTTGTGTGGTTTTTGCACCTAGACATTGGTGCATGCAAAATTACGACACCAcccatgtaaaataaaatatctcaTTAATGTTGATGCCTTTGTGTGTGTTCTCATTGGTAACCGTGTTAGCATAGGGGTCACATGACTTGCATCATTGTCTTGTccaatatatttcattttttagatAAGGGAACCCTATCAATCTAGTGTTGATTATGCCCAAACACAAGTGAATGTGAAAAGACTATGCTGCCCTTACCCTTgtgtgctgaagatgctccctACACCGGCTCTACCTATGTGCTGGTATTATCTACACCATATTGATAGGGCTCTTTCTCCatcaaatatataaatatatatatatatattttttttttttatgggagagggatagatttgccaccgatatcaagtatgttagcggttagcaccaataggaacacatgatggagtatcatttaggaaggatatgagggtcatttcagaaaaagagaagagagagatagacacaatggatgttagcatacttgatatccgCAGCATACCCAACCATTTcccattttttatatatatagaagCTGGAGTtttgaagaggaagaaaagattCAATAATATTTTGCAAAAAAACGCATCAGTAATTGTCGTATTCATCATCGTCCGATCCAAACACAACAAGATCTGGATTTACTGAATCAATGGGCTGGACGTACGGTGTTTCTCTTATGTAAGGAACACCACAGGAGATTTATCATTATATCCCACTCCGTATTCACCTCACAGGTTCACAACACCCCCCCTGGggccccttcccccccccccccccccccccccaaaaaaaaaaagacgctTTGCTTTGTATTCTTGCTGTTCGATTGGAATATCATACTAGAATCTGATCAACTGATCGACAtaaacaagaaacaaagaaatttataaaataaaaataaaaataaaaaaaccaagaaTTTATTACGACTATTCGTCGTAAatatccatctctctctctctctctctctctctctctatcataAACAGATATAGTCCAGTACCGAAAGCGCCCACATTGGCACATGGATGCTTTCCCTCCCGCTGACCAGAATTTCCAATTAAAATTCACCAAACAGACGGAGACAGATGGTCATCCACTGAGAATAAATTCAAATTCAACGAAACAACTGATGGGACGATGAACTAGCTCAAGATGGAACAGAACAGCTGATACTAATCTGTTTAATTTAGCTACAAAATTAGTCAATACACCAACAAATCTGACTTCGATATCATAAATTTCGATTATCAAAGCCAATTTAAGAGAAAATCGAGAAGGGTTTTCCAATTAATTATCATTGGATTAAACTAATTCTTGCAggaggaaacatttttttttttagattcagAAGTTAGAACTTGAAATCCAAATATTAGAGAGAAGCAAATTTTTGAAGCTAAGATTAGAAGTTAGCGCTTTCGGAGTTCTTAACATACCAATGATTTACTCTGGGCCATAGAGTTCTTACAATGCGCAATAGCTCCCTGAATCGCACTCTGCAACTCCTCCATTGACGATGAATCTGAATGGTATGTTCCTCCTAGACCCCTCCCAGTGATCACAGAACTTGGACAAAGAACTCCCGAATGGCTCGGCGATGACCGCATCGATGATGGGCAGCTCGAGATGCAGCTTCTCCTTCGTGGGTATCTCAGACTCAGATTCCCAGAGAAGGAATGAGTGTCTTTCCTTGTGTTCGAAACTCCGCCGCCGCAGCCGCCACCGGCGGTGGAGACAGCCGCGGGGAATCTCTCTGTTTTCGACGGCAAAGATACTGCAGTTGCAATCGTCGACATCTTCTGCTCctgttgctgttgttgcttCTGTGAAAGCTTCTCATATAAAGGCTTCACCTTCTTCAAGTACTTACGAATGACGTCTTTGGCCGACGAGCTCATCCGCTTCACCGAAGATGCCGagaccgaaaccgacaccgacACAGGCACGGGCACGTTCTCTTGATCTCTGTTCTTCCGAAACACAGAAGAGAATCTGGAAAAGGAAAagtacttgggtttcttgattTGTTCTCTGTGGTTGAGTCGTTTAATCAATTCGTCTTCCTCGGTAACGGAACTGGGTCTGGACGAGTCACACTCGGCGAGTAAACCGAGATCGCTGGAGAAGGAGGAGTGGGAATCGTTGGAACTGCCGGTGGAGTCACGAgaggtggtggtgttggtgtCGGAGGAAGAGGAAGTACTGGAAGAGGCAAGCAAGAGGGTTCGAACCATAGAGAGGCGAGGAGAGAGGTGGAGAGGTAAGAGTTGGCCTTTATAGAAGAGTTCATCTGCAGGGCAGAGGTTGGAGGCGGTTTTGCGAGGGGAAATAGAGATCGTGAACTCGAAgtctgaagaagaggatgaagagaaagagtgagaaggagaggaaggagaggtGAGAGACTTTGATGGTtcattctctccttctcttcttcttcttcttccacctcCCATCTTTACTTGATTTTTGCTATGTTATCATTCAAATGGTGTGTCCTTAGTCTTtacattgaaagaaaatagattacAGAGATGggtttctagagagagagagagagatgagggtGTTGTTTGGTTATAAATGTGAGTACAATAATGGAAGGGATGATCACATGAGGAGAGGAGAAGGGAAGATTGAAGTTTTGAAATTTCTGGTTGTAATTTCGTTTTCCTCTGTTACCCATTAACAGTTTACATGTGGATTGCAGGGATGTGTCGTGTTTGGAGTAATATACCGGTGTTTTTGGTAATCTCACGTGCCATGCACGTGGTAGGGGTGCTAAGAAACTAGAAAGAGATTACTCGTttgatatttttctatttttgtggtGTTGATTTGGTAATTTACTATATAAATGAAGAAGGGGATCCCAGGCCATGGTTCAAAGAATCGGACCAGAATTGATGAAATTGGCCCAACCTGATTTTGATTATCCTTGATTCtcaattttttgttgatttAGTCATTAATGCATATAGATTTTTCTGTCAATTTTtcttaaatcaataaaatagtagaagctatatatatatatgcttctTCCAAGTTTCTTTTTCAAGGATTATGGCCATATTCGATCTGCTTCGAAATAGAATTGATGGACAATGATGTTGTATCTAATTCCAAGTTTTTAAACCTTGCCCAATTCGATCTGGTTATGgttattttctcaaattttctcgTTAGGAGCACTTTCTTTGAACCCCGGCTAATGTGATTCATGAGTGCTTGATGCTCCACTCTACACTTTGGTCATTTGATCGTTCAAGGATAGGTcagctttcttttgttttttccttcatCTTCCCTCTCGGAAGTACCATCTTAAGTTTGATCTCATCGTATATCCAACATTTTTCAAAGTTCTATTtgaggagaaagaggaggaggggGGGAGTGCAGAGATGGGTCACGTTGAGTGGAAAATCGCATAGGAATGGGGCGGTGTTGGTGAGAGGTAAGAGGAAGGAGAGACACAAAGACCCTCAAAGGGGCATGGCTTAGATGGCTTGGGAGTTGGGACCATACCTAAGAATGTCTAGGTCTCGAGTTCAATTCCTCTATAAACTTAGGGTGAATATCCTAGTATCATGGAGTAACTAAGTTGATAAGGACTAAGTACCAACACCTCACATTTAAGAGGTCATGATTTCAGCCctccttgagagagagaggtttctTTTAAGGGCAATCCACTTGCCCATTCCTTATCCATGACAGTCCATCTCCCTCTCTTTATCATGGCACTAGGGCAAGTAGAGTGAGAGAGGGACCAAGCCCGGCTCAAACAAGGTGGGCCAACGTTTACGTACTGTTAACATTCTAGCTACATTATTTGTTAAAAGTATTATAAGTGTTGTTTCAGGGAACTACGCAAATTCCCTTAACCAACAGTTTAATGGGGGCCAGGCCGGCCACACTCCAATTGGAACACTATGCGTCTATGCCTGCGAATGACTTTACATGCACATGCATATGCAC
Protein-coding regions in this window:
- the LOC122057674 gene encoding pentatricopeptide repeat-containing protein At3g05340-like, with product MTVILVGLAQNGLEEKLQMGIEIDPNMISAILGVFGIDTSFTFGQQIHSSVIKKSFGINPFVSNGFINMYSKCGNLGDSVKIFYGMAHRNSVSWNSMIAAFAPHGHGFEALELYEKVRLEGVEQTDVTFLSLLHTCSHIGSVDKGMEFLDSMAKVHGISPRVEHYACLVDLLGRAGRLIEAKRFIEGCHWSLVC
- the LOC122057364 gene encoding probable membrane-associated kinase regulator 1, whose translation is MGGGRRRRREGENEPSKSLTSPSSPSHSFSSSSSSDFEFTISISPRKTASNLCPADELFYKGQLLPLHLSPRLSMVRTLLLASSSTSSSSDTNTTTSRDSTGSSNDSHSSFSSDLGLLAECDSSRPSSVTEEDELIKRLNHREQIKKPKYFSFSRFSSVFRKNRDQENVPVPVSVSVSVSASSVKRMSSSAKDVIRKYLKKVKPLYEKLSQKQQQQQEQKMSTIATAVSLPSKTERFPAAVSTAGGGCGGGVSNTRKDTHSFSGNLSLRYPRRRSCISSCPSSMRSSPSHSGVLCPSSVITGRGLGGTYHSDSSSMEELQSAIQGAIAHCKNSMAQSKSLVC